In the Drosophila gunungcola strain Sukarami unplaced genomic scaffold, Dgunungcola_SK_2 000001F, whole genome shotgun sequence genome, one interval contains:
- the LOC128261970 gene encoding trichohyalin isoform X4, with protein MLLLVIWLFLSLSPAFLKAYPVDRSALPAHLSEPADYPDLTNGLTDAEVQQSLEDLTLDDLDSLNKLLDEHISQNENADTDASLVAQNRQAKATKHTKQALQSSAEAAVDDGCRDDEDLDDTKSNQCTKRTTCQTTKRCPKKTTSVPKTTRTCVAPRPTDNCKPKSGGNMDDDLITDTTKSPRPIIKKYKKSKDDLECDANDFLCHAMKRDRNKEAKSNLQEAVVPESKQYVPGKELAGIDQLGEEIIPAFNDQGEPLDETLNLEFFKTPKQEVNLKQSAQQKQQTNFELENDASLEQDHQSELELETNPELENQSNQKKEDQISLKQQQLNIKKNYEANLKDLKLDNQKKVRQEHEENLNHEDREIHSRDNVKQEHIVKLKQEEEANLYQDYQSNFERDNLEPENVVQLNQKDPAKFCQDYHSNFEREREQLANLELRNQNSLKQENLNHEHQATLDFSDQGNFKEENQANFDLGNRYDFEQEQKIDLELDNRAKFDYGEQACLHQGKQAYLHQGDQQIYRDQKESANNMEEARQVAEEPAPLDSNKCYQLSRIDQRKRKQAEVESPIEEQFHNVDEKKQIVTKNELANADLGQQESCFDSDSFIANNARDPPRYLIQMQDECIQSENDRGDRRLREDRSQSEALNLEKLAEEEEVGPMEDFNLEAEYKRSKRENKETDDAPENSKETYIKKLMDSFPRDQGGQINDNAGLMASNLAHLRIKRS; from the exons ATGCTACTACTTGTGATCTGGTTGTTTCTCAGTCTTAGTCCTGCATTCCTTAAAGCCTACCCTGTg GATCGCAGTGCTCTGCCTGCTCACTTATCCGAACCAGCCGATTATCCCGATCTAACAAATGGCCTTACTGACGCCGAGGTTCAGCAAAGCCTTGAAGATCTAACCCTGGATGATCTAGACTCATTGAACAAGCTGCTCGACGAGCACATCAGTCAAAATGAAAACGCCGACACAGACG CCAGTCTAGTAGCACAGAATAGGCAGGCAAAGGCCACTAAACACACAAAGCAGGCCCTTCAGTCCTCCGCGGAAGCAGCTGTCGATGATGGCTGCCGGGATGACGAGGATTTGGATGATACCAAGTCAAATCAGTGCACCAAGCGGACCACCTGTCAAACGACCAAGCGCTGCCCTAAGAAAACCACTTCCGTTCCGAAAACCACTAGAACGTGCGTCGCTCCACGACCGACAGATAACTGCAAGCCCAAATCGGGTGGAAATATGGACGATGATCTGATTACTGATACCACAAAAAGTCCGAGGccaattataaaaaagtacAAGAAGTCAAAGGATGACTTGGAATGCGACGCAAACGATTTCCTGTGCCACGCCATGAAGCGGGACAGAAACAAGGAGGCTAAGAGCAATCTTCAAGAAGCTGTAGTGCCTGAATCGAAGCAATATGTTCCAGGGAAAGAGCTAGCTGGAATAGATCAGCTGGGCGAGGAGATAATACCCGCTTTTAATGATCAGGGAGAACCACTTGatgaaactttaaatttagaattttttaagACGCCCAAACAAGAGGTTAACTTGAAGCAATCTGcccagcaaaagcaacagacTAACTTTGAGCTAGAAAATGATGCAAGCTTAGAGCAGGATCATCAATCGGAATTAGAGCTAGAGACTAATCCAGAGCTTGAAAATCAGTCCAACCAGAAGAAGGAAGATCAGATCAGTTTAAAACAGCAACAATTGAATATAAAGAAGAATTATGAGGCTAACTTGAAGGACTTAAAACTGgataatcaaaaaaaagttaGGCAGGAGCATGAAGAAAACTTGAACCACGAAGATAGGGAAATACATAGTAGGGATAATGTGAAACAGGAACATATagtcaaattaaaacaagaagagGAGGCTAATTTATACCAGGATTATCAATCAAACTTTGAGCGGGATAATTTGGAGCCGGAAAATGTAGTACAATTAAATCAGAAAGATCCGGCCAAGTTTTGTCAAGATTATCATTCAAATTTTGAGCGGGAACGGGAACAACTCGCTAACTTAGAACTAAGAAATCAGAACAGTTTGAAGCAGGAAAATTTAAACCACGAACATCAAGCCACCTTAGATTTTTCAGATCAGGGTAATTTCAAGGAAGAAAATCAGGCTAACTTTGACTTAGGAAATCGGTATGACTTTGAGCAAGAACAGAAGATAGACTTGGAACTGGATAATCGGGCCAAATTCGATTATGGAGAGCAAGCATGTTTGCATCAAGGAAAGCAAGCATATTTGCATCAAGGAGATCAGCAGATATATCGGGACCAGAAAGAATCGGCAAATAATATGGAGGAAGCCAGGCAGGTGGCAGAGGAACCAGCTCCTCTCGATTCCAACAAATGCTATCAGCTCTCCAGGATTGACCAGCGAAAGAGAAAACAAGCTGAAGTGGAAAGTCCAATAGAGGAGCAATTTCACAACGTAGATGAAAAGAAGCAGATCGTTACAAAGAATGAGCTAGCAAACGCTGATCTGGGCCAGCAGGAATCTTGCTTTGATAGCGACAG TTTTATTGCCAATAATGCTCGCGATCCGCCTCGCTATTTGATTCAAATGCAGGACGAATGCATCCAAAGTGAAAACGATCGTGGTGACCGTAGATTGCGTGAGGATAGAAGCCAAAGCGAAGCACTAAATCTGGAAAAACTCGCCGAAGAGGAAGAGGTCGGTCCAATGGAGGATTTCAATTTGGAGGCAGAATACAAAAGAAGCAAGCGAGAGAATAAAGAAACTGATGATGCCCCCGAA AACTCCAAAGAAACATATATAAAGAAGCTGATGGACTCTTTCCCGCGAGATCAGGGTGGACAGATCAATGACAACGCAGGGCTGATGGCTTCCAATCTGGCCCATTTGCGCATCAAGCGAAGTTga
- the LOC128261970 gene encoding trichohyalin isoform X2 gives MLLLVIWLFLSLSPAFLKAYPVQSQVNFQDRSALPAHLSEPADYPDLTNGLTDAEVQQSLEDLTLDDLDSLNKLLDEHISQNENADTDVAQNRQAKATKHTKQALQSSAEAAVDDGCRDDEDLDDTKSNQCTKRTTCQTTKRCPKKTTSVPKTTRTCVAPRPTDNCKPKSGGNMDDDLITDTTKSPRPIIKKYKKSKDDLECDANDFLCHAMKRDRNKEAKSNLQEAVVPESKQYVPGKELAGIDQLGEEIIPAFNDQGEPLDETLNLEFFKTPKQEVNLKQSAQQKQQTNFELENDASLEQDHQSELELETNPELENQSNQKKEDQISLKQQQLNIKKNYEANLKDLKLDNQKKVRQEHEENLNHEDREIHSRDNVKQEHIVKLKQEEEANLYQDYQSNFERDNLEPENVVQLNQKDPAKFCQDYHSNFEREREQLANLELRNQNSLKQENLNHEHQATLDFSDQGNFKEENQANFDLGNRYDFEQEQKIDLELDNRAKFDYGEQACLHQGKQAYLHQGDQQIYRDQKESANNMEEARQVAEEPAPLDSNKCYQLSRIDQRKRKQAEVESPIEEQFHNVDEKKQIVTKNELANADLGQQESCFDSDSFIANNARDPPRYLIQMQDECIQSENDRGDRRLREDRSQSEALNLEKLAEEEEVGPMEDFNLEAEYKRSKRENKETDDAPENSKETYIKKLMDSFPRDQGGQINDNAGLMASNLAHLRIKRS, from the exons ATGCTACTACTTGTGATCTGGTTGTTTCTCAGTCTTAGTCCTGCATTCCTTAAAGCCTACCCTGTg CAATCACAGGTCAACTTCCAGGATCGCAGTGCTCTGCCTGCTCACTTATCCGAACCAGCCGATTATCCCGATCTAACAAATGGCCTTACTGACGCCGAGGTTCAGCAAAGCCTTGAAGATCTAACCCTGGATGATCTAGACTCATTGAACAAGCTGCTCGACGAGCACATCAGTCAAAATGAAAACGCCGACACAGACG TAGCACAGAATAGGCAGGCAAAGGCCACTAAACACACAAAGCAGGCCCTTCAGTCCTCCGCGGAAGCAGCTGTCGATGATGGCTGCCGGGATGACGAGGATTTGGATGATACCAAGTCAAATCAGTGCACCAAGCGGACCACCTGTCAAACGACCAAGCGCTGCCCTAAGAAAACCACTTCCGTTCCGAAAACCACTAGAACGTGCGTCGCTCCACGACCGACAGATAACTGCAAGCCCAAATCGGGTGGAAATATGGACGATGATCTGATTACTGATACCACAAAAAGTCCGAGGccaattataaaaaagtacAAGAAGTCAAAGGATGACTTGGAATGCGACGCAAACGATTTCCTGTGCCACGCCATGAAGCGGGACAGAAACAAGGAGGCTAAGAGCAATCTTCAAGAAGCTGTAGTGCCTGAATCGAAGCAATATGTTCCAGGGAAAGAGCTAGCTGGAATAGATCAGCTGGGCGAGGAGATAATACCCGCTTTTAATGATCAGGGAGAACCACTTGatgaaactttaaatttagaattttttaagACGCCCAAACAAGAGGTTAACTTGAAGCAATCTGcccagcaaaagcaacagacTAACTTTGAGCTAGAAAATGATGCAAGCTTAGAGCAGGATCATCAATCGGAATTAGAGCTAGAGACTAATCCAGAGCTTGAAAATCAGTCCAACCAGAAGAAGGAAGATCAGATCAGTTTAAAACAGCAACAATTGAATATAAAGAAGAATTATGAGGCTAACTTGAAGGACTTAAAACTGgataatcaaaaaaaagttaGGCAGGAGCATGAAGAAAACTTGAACCACGAAGATAGGGAAATACATAGTAGGGATAATGTGAAACAGGAACATATagtcaaattaaaacaagaagagGAGGCTAATTTATACCAGGATTATCAATCAAACTTTGAGCGGGATAATTTGGAGCCGGAAAATGTAGTACAATTAAATCAGAAAGATCCGGCCAAGTTTTGTCAAGATTATCATTCAAATTTTGAGCGGGAACGGGAACAACTCGCTAACTTAGAACTAAGAAATCAGAACAGTTTGAAGCAGGAAAATTTAAACCACGAACATCAAGCCACCTTAGATTTTTCAGATCAGGGTAATTTCAAGGAAGAAAATCAGGCTAACTTTGACTTAGGAAATCGGTATGACTTTGAGCAAGAACAGAAGATAGACTTGGAACTGGATAATCGGGCCAAATTCGATTATGGAGAGCAAGCATGTTTGCATCAAGGAAAGCAAGCATATTTGCATCAAGGAGATCAGCAGATATATCGGGACCAGAAAGAATCGGCAAATAATATGGAGGAAGCCAGGCAGGTGGCAGAGGAACCAGCTCCTCTCGATTCCAACAAATGCTATCAGCTCTCCAGGATTGACCAGCGAAAGAGAAAACAAGCTGAAGTGGAAAGTCCAATAGAGGAGCAATTTCACAACGTAGATGAAAAGAAGCAGATCGTTACAAAGAATGAGCTAGCAAACGCTGATCTGGGCCAGCAGGAATCTTGCTTTGATAGCGACAG TTTTATTGCCAATAATGCTCGCGATCCGCCTCGCTATTTGATTCAAATGCAGGACGAATGCATCCAAAGTGAAAACGATCGTGGTGACCGTAGATTGCGTGAGGATAGAAGCCAAAGCGAAGCACTAAATCTGGAAAAACTCGCCGAAGAGGAAGAGGTCGGTCCAATGGAGGATTTCAATTTGGAGGCAGAATACAAAAGAAGCAAGCGAGAGAATAAAGAAACTGATGATGCCCCCGAA AACTCCAAAGAAACATATATAAAGAAGCTGATGGACTCTTTCCCGCGAGATCAGGGTGGACAGATCAATGACAACGCAGGGCTGATGGCTTCCAATCTGGCCCATTTGCGCATCAAGCGAAGTTga
- the LOC128261970 gene encoding trichohyalin isoform X1 — MLLLVIWLFLSLSPAFLKAYPVQSQVNFQDRSALPAHLSEPADYPDLTNGLTDAEVQQSLEDLTLDDLDSLNKLLDEHISQNENADTDASLVAQNRQAKATKHTKQALQSSAEAAVDDGCRDDEDLDDTKSNQCTKRTTCQTTKRCPKKTTSVPKTTRTCVAPRPTDNCKPKSGGNMDDDLITDTTKSPRPIIKKYKKSKDDLECDANDFLCHAMKRDRNKEAKSNLQEAVVPESKQYVPGKELAGIDQLGEEIIPAFNDQGEPLDETLNLEFFKTPKQEVNLKQSAQQKQQTNFELENDASLEQDHQSELELETNPELENQSNQKKEDQISLKQQQLNIKKNYEANLKDLKLDNQKKVRQEHEENLNHEDREIHSRDNVKQEHIVKLKQEEEANLYQDYQSNFERDNLEPENVVQLNQKDPAKFCQDYHSNFEREREQLANLELRNQNSLKQENLNHEHQATLDFSDQGNFKEENQANFDLGNRYDFEQEQKIDLELDNRAKFDYGEQACLHQGKQAYLHQGDQQIYRDQKESANNMEEARQVAEEPAPLDSNKCYQLSRIDQRKRKQAEVESPIEEQFHNVDEKKQIVTKNELANADLGQQESCFDSDSFIANNARDPPRYLIQMQDECIQSENDRGDRRLREDRSQSEALNLEKLAEEEEVGPMEDFNLEAEYKRSKRENKETDDAPENSKETYIKKLMDSFPRDQGGQINDNAGLMASNLAHLRIKRS, encoded by the exons ATGCTACTACTTGTGATCTGGTTGTTTCTCAGTCTTAGTCCTGCATTCCTTAAAGCCTACCCTGTg CAATCACAGGTCAACTTCCAGGATCGCAGTGCTCTGCCTGCTCACTTATCCGAACCAGCCGATTATCCCGATCTAACAAATGGCCTTACTGACGCCGAGGTTCAGCAAAGCCTTGAAGATCTAACCCTGGATGATCTAGACTCATTGAACAAGCTGCTCGACGAGCACATCAGTCAAAATGAAAACGCCGACACAGACG CCAGTCTAGTAGCACAGAATAGGCAGGCAAAGGCCACTAAACACACAAAGCAGGCCCTTCAGTCCTCCGCGGAAGCAGCTGTCGATGATGGCTGCCGGGATGACGAGGATTTGGATGATACCAAGTCAAATCAGTGCACCAAGCGGACCACCTGTCAAACGACCAAGCGCTGCCCTAAGAAAACCACTTCCGTTCCGAAAACCACTAGAACGTGCGTCGCTCCACGACCGACAGATAACTGCAAGCCCAAATCGGGTGGAAATATGGACGATGATCTGATTACTGATACCACAAAAAGTCCGAGGccaattataaaaaagtacAAGAAGTCAAAGGATGACTTGGAATGCGACGCAAACGATTTCCTGTGCCACGCCATGAAGCGGGACAGAAACAAGGAGGCTAAGAGCAATCTTCAAGAAGCTGTAGTGCCTGAATCGAAGCAATATGTTCCAGGGAAAGAGCTAGCTGGAATAGATCAGCTGGGCGAGGAGATAATACCCGCTTTTAATGATCAGGGAGAACCACTTGatgaaactttaaatttagaattttttaagACGCCCAAACAAGAGGTTAACTTGAAGCAATCTGcccagcaaaagcaacagacTAACTTTGAGCTAGAAAATGATGCAAGCTTAGAGCAGGATCATCAATCGGAATTAGAGCTAGAGACTAATCCAGAGCTTGAAAATCAGTCCAACCAGAAGAAGGAAGATCAGATCAGTTTAAAACAGCAACAATTGAATATAAAGAAGAATTATGAGGCTAACTTGAAGGACTTAAAACTGgataatcaaaaaaaagttaGGCAGGAGCATGAAGAAAACTTGAACCACGAAGATAGGGAAATACATAGTAGGGATAATGTGAAACAGGAACATATagtcaaattaaaacaagaagagGAGGCTAATTTATACCAGGATTATCAATCAAACTTTGAGCGGGATAATTTGGAGCCGGAAAATGTAGTACAATTAAATCAGAAAGATCCGGCCAAGTTTTGTCAAGATTATCATTCAAATTTTGAGCGGGAACGGGAACAACTCGCTAACTTAGAACTAAGAAATCAGAACAGTTTGAAGCAGGAAAATTTAAACCACGAACATCAAGCCACCTTAGATTTTTCAGATCAGGGTAATTTCAAGGAAGAAAATCAGGCTAACTTTGACTTAGGAAATCGGTATGACTTTGAGCAAGAACAGAAGATAGACTTGGAACTGGATAATCGGGCCAAATTCGATTATGGAGAGCAAGCATGTTTGCATCAAGGAAAGCAAGCATATTTGCATCAAGGAGATCAGCAGATATATCGGGACCAGAAAGAATCGGCAAATAATATGGAGGAAGCCAGGCAGGTGGCAGAGGAACCAGCTCCTCTCGATTCCAACAAATGCTATCAGCTCTCCAGGATTGACCAGCGAAAGAGAAAACAAGCTGAAGTGGAAAGTCCAATAGAGGAGCAATTTCACAACGTAGATGAAAAGAAGCAGATCGTTACAAAGAATGAGCTAGCAAACGCTGATCTGGGCCAGCAGGAATCTTGCTTTGATAGCGACAG TTTTATTGCCAATAATGCTCGCGATCCGCCTCGCTATTTGATTCAAATGCAGGACGAATGCATCCAAAGTGAAAACGATCGTGGTGACCGTAGATTGCGTGAGGATAGAAGCCAAAGCGAAGCACTAAATCTGGAAAAACTCGCCGAAGAGGAAGAGGTCGGTCCAATGGAGGATTTCAATTTGGAGGCAGAATACAAAAGAAGCAAGCGAGAGAATAAAGAAACTGATGATGCCCCCGAA AACTCCAAAGAAACATATATAAAGAAGCTGATGGACTCTTTCCCGCGAGATCAGGGTGGACAGATCAATGACAACGCAGGGCTGATGGCTTCCAATCTGGCCCATTTGCGCATCAAGCGAAGTTga
- the LOC128261970 gene encoding trichohyalin isoform X3: MLLLVIWLFLSLSPAFLKAYPVQSQVNFQDRSALPAHLSEPADYPDLTNGLTDAEVQQSLEDLTLDDLDSLNKLLDEHISQNENADTDAQNRQAKATKHTKQALQSSAEAAVDDGCRDDEDLDDTKSNQCTKRTTCQTTKRCPKKTTSVPKTTRTCVAPRPTDNCKPKSGGNMDDDLITDTTKSPRPIIKKYKKSKDDLECDANDFLCHAMKRDRNKEAKSNLQEAVVPESKQYVPGKELAGIDQLGEEIIPAFNDQGEPLDETLNLEFFKTPKQEVNLKQSAQQKQQTNFELENDASLEQDHQSELELETNPELENQSNQKKEDQISLKQQQLNIKKNYEANLKDLKLDNQKKVRQEHEENLNHEDREIHSRDNVKQEHIVKLKQEEEANLYQDYQSNFERDNLEPENVVQLNQKDPAKFCQDYHSNFEREREQLANLELRNQNSLKQENLNHEHQATLDFSDQGNFKEENQANFDLGNRYDFEQEQKIDLELDNRAKFDYGEQACLHQGKQAYLHQGDQQIYRDQKESANNMEEARQVAEEPAPLDSNKCYQLSRIDQRKRKQAEVESPIEEQFHNVDEKKQIVTKNELANADLGQQESCFDSDSFIANNARDPPRYLIQMQDECIQSENDRGDRRLREDRSQSEALNLEKLAEEEEVGPMEDFNLEAEYKRSKRENKETDDAPENSKETYIKKLMDSFPRDQGGQINDNAGLMASNLAHLRIKRS; this comes from the exons ATGCTACTACTTGTGATCTGGTTGTTTCTCAGTCTTAGTCCTGCATTCCTTAAAGCCTACCCTGTg CAATCACAGGTCAACTTCCAGGATCGCAGTGCTCTGCCTGCTCACTTATCCGAACCAGCCGATTATCCCGATCTAACAAATGGCCTTACTGACGCCGAGGTTCAGCAAAGCCTTGAAGATCTAACCCTGGATGATCTAGACTCATTGAACAAGCTGCTCGACGAGCACATCAGTCAAAATGAAAACGCCGACACAGACG CACAGAATAGGCAGGCAAAGGCCACTAAACACACAAAGCAGGCCCTTCAGTCCTCCGCGGAAGCAGCTGTCGATGATGGCTGCCGGGATGACGAGGATTTGGATGATACCAAGTCAAATCAGTGCACCAAGCGGACCACCTGTCAAACGACCAAGCGCTGCCCTAAGAAAACCACTTCCGTTCCGAAAACCACTAGAACGTGCGTCGCTCCACGACCGACAGATAACTGCAAGCCCAAATCGGGTGGAAATATGGACGATGATCTGATTACTGATACCACAAAAAGTCCGAGGccaattataaaaaagtacAAGAAGTCAAAGGATGACTTGGAATGCGACGCAAACGATTTCCTGTGCCACGCCATGAAGCGGGACAGAAACAAGGAGGCTAAGAGCAATCTTCAAGAAGCTGTAGTGCCTGAATCGAAGCAATATGTTCCAGGGAAAGAGCTAGCTGGAATAGATCAGCTGGGCGAGGAGATAATACCCGCTTTTAATGATCAGGGAGAACCACTTGatgaaactttaaatttagaattttttaagACGCCCAAACAAGAGGTTAACTTGAAGCAATCTGcccagcaaaagcaacagacTAACTTTGAGCTAGAAAATGATGCAAGCTTAGAGCAGGATCATCAATCGGAATTAGAGCTAGAGACTAATCCAGAGCTTGAAAATCAGTCCAACCAGAAGAAGGAAGATCAGATCAGTTTAAAACAGCAACAATTGAATATAAAGAAGAATTATGAGGCTAACTTGAAGGACTTAAAACTGgataatcaaaaaaaagttaGGCAGGAGCATGAAGAAAACTTGAACCACGAAGATAGGGAAATACATAGTAGGGATAATGTGAAACAGGAACATATagtcaaattaaaacaagaagagGAGGCTAATTTATACCAGGATTATCAATCAAACTTTGAGCGGGATAATTTGGAGCCGGAAAATGTAGTACAATTAAATCAGAAAGATCCGGCCAAGTTTTGTCAAGATTATCATTCAAATTTTGAGCGGGAACGGGAACAACTCGCTAACTTAGAACTAAGAAATCAGAACAGTTTGAAGCAGGAAAATTTAAACCACGAACATCAAGCCACCTTAGATTTTTCAGATCAGGGTAATTTCAAGGAAGAAAATCAGGCTAACTTTGACTTAGGAAATCGGTATGACTTTGAGCAAGAACAGAAGATAGACTTGGAACTGGATAATCGGGCCAAATTCGATTATGGAGAGCAAGCATGTTTGCATCAAGGAAAGCAAGCATATTTGCATCAAGGAGATCAGCAGATATATCGGGACCAGAAAGAATCGGCAAATAATATGGAGGAAGCCAGGCAGGTGGCAGAGGAACCAGCTCCTCTCGATTCCAACAAATGCTATCAGCTCTCCAGGATTGACCAGCGAAAGAGAAAACAAGCTGAAGTGGAAAGTCCAATAGAGGAGCAATTTCACAACGTAGATGAAAAGAAGCAGATCGTTACAAAGAATGAGCTAGCAAACGCTGATCTGGGCCAGCAGGAATCTTGCTTTGATAGCGACAG TTTTATTGCCAATAATGCTCGCGATCCGCCTCGCTATTTGATTCAAATGCAGGACGAATGCATCCAAAGTGAAAACGATCGTGGTGACCGTAGATTGCGTGAGGATAGAAGCCAAAGCGAAGCACTAAATCTGGAAAAACTCGCCGAAGAGGAAGAGGTCGGTCCAATGGAGGATTTCAATTTGGAGGCAGAATACAAAAGAAGCAAGCGAGAGAATAAAGAAACTGATGATGCCCCCGAA AACTCCAAAGAAACATATATAAAGAAGCTGATGGACTCTTTCCCGCGAGATCAGGGTGGACAGATCAATGACAACGCAGGGCTGATGGCTTCCAATCTGGCCCATTTGCGCATCAAGCGAAGTTga
- the LOC128261970 gene encoding trichohyalin isoform X6, protein MKTPTQTQASLVAQNRQAKATKHTKQALQSSAEAAVDDGCRDDEDLDDTKSNQCTKRTTCQTTKRCPKKTTSVPKTTRTCVAPRPTDNCKPKSGGNMDDDLITDTTKSPRPIIKKYKKSKDDLECDANDFLCHAMKRDRNKEAKSNLQEAVVPESKQYVPGKELAGIDQLGEEIIPAFNDQGEPLDETLNLEFFKTPKQEVNLKQSAQQKQQTNFELENDASLEQDHQSELELETNPELENQSNQKKEDQISLKQQQLNIKKNYEANLKDLKLDNQKKVRQEHEENLNHEDREIHSRDNVKQEHIVKLKQEEEANLYQDYQSNFERDNLEPENVVQLNQKDPAKFCQDYHSNFEREREQLANLELRNQNSLKQENLNHEHQATLDFSDQGNFKEENQANFDLGNRYDFEQEQKIDLELDNRAKFDYGEQACLHQGKQAYLHQGDQQIYRDQKESANNMEEARQVAEEPAPLDSNKCYQLSRIDQRKRKQAEVESPIEEQFHNVDEKKQIVTKNELANADLGQQESCFDSDSFIANNARDPPRYLIQMQDECIQSENDRGDRRLREDRSQSEALNLEKLAEEEEVGPMEDFNLEAEYKRSKRENKETDDAPENSKETYIKKLMDSFPRDQGGQINDNAGLMASNLAHLRIKRS, encoded by the exons ATGAAAACGCCGACACAGACG CAAGCCAGTCTAGTAGCACAGAATAGGCAGGCAAAGGCCACTAAACACACAAAGCAGGCCCTTCAGTCCTCCGCGGAAGCAGCTGTCGATGATGGCTGCCGGGATGACGAGGATTTGGATGATACCAAGTCAAATCAGTGCACCAAGCGGACCACCTGTCAAACGACCAAGCGCTGCCCTAAGAAAACCACTTCCGTTCCGAAAACCACTAGAACGTGCGTCGCTCCACGACCGACAGATAACTGCAAGCCCAAATCGGGTGGAAATATGGACGATGATCTGATTACTGATACCACAAAAAGTCCGAGGccaattataaaaaagtacAAGAAGTCAAAGGATGACTTGGAATGCGACGCAAACGATTTCCTGTGCCACGCCATGAAGCGGGACAGAAACAAGGAGGCTAAGAGCAATCTTCAAGAAGCTGTAGTGCCTGAATCGAAGCAATATGTTCCAGGGAAAGAGCTAGCTGGAATAGATCAGCTGGGCGAGGAGATAATACCCGCTTTTAATGATCAGGGAGAACCACTTGatgaaactttaaatttagaattttttaagACGCCCAAACAAGAGGTTAACTTGAAGCAATCTGcccagcaaaagcaacagacTAACTTTGAGCTAGAAAATGATGCAAGCTTAGAGCAGGATCATCAATCGGAATTAGAGCTAGAGACTAATCCAGAGCTTGAAAATCAGTCCAACCAGAAGAAGGAAGATCAGATCAGTTTAAAACAGCAACAATTGAATATAAAGAAGAATTATGAGGCTAACTTGAAGGACTTAAAACTGgataatcaaaaaaaagttaGGCAGGAGCATGAAGAAAACTTGAACCACGAAGATAGGGAAATACATAGTAGGGATAATGTGAAACAGGAACATATagtcaaattaaaacaagaagagGAGGCTAATTTATACCAGGATTATCAATCAAACTTTGAGCGGGATAATTTGGAGCCGGAAAATGTAGTACAATTAAATCAGAAAGATCCGGCCAAGTTTTGTCAAGATTATCATTCAAATTTTGAGCGGGAACGGGAACAACTCGCTAACTTAGAACTAAGAAATCAGAACAGTTTGAAGCAGGAAAATTTAAACCACGAACATCAAGCCACCTTAGATTTTTCAGATCAGGGTAATTTCAAGGAAGAAAATCAGGCTAACTTTGACTTAGGAAATCGGTATGACTTTGAGCAAGAACAGAAGATAGACTTGGAACTGGATAATCGGGCCAAATTCGATTATGGAGAGCAAGCATGTTTGCATCAAGGAAAGCAAGCATATTTGCATCAAGGAGATCAGCAGATATATCGGGACCAGAAAGAATCGGCAAATAATATGGAGGAAGCCAGGCAGGTGGCAGAGGAACCAGCTCCTCTCGATTCCAACAAATGCTATCAGCTCTCCAGGATTGACCAGCGAAAGAGAAAACAAGCTGAAGTGGAAAGTCCAATAGAGGAGCAATTTCACAACGTAGATGAAAAGAAGCAGATCGTTACAAAGAATGAGCTAGCAAACGCTGATCTGGGCCAGCAGGAATCTTGCTTTGATAGCGACAG TTTTATTGCCAATAATGCTCGCGATCCGCCTCGCTATTTGATTCAAATGCAGGACGAATGCATCCAAAGTGAAAACGATCGTGGTGACCGTAGATTGCGTGAGGATAGAAGCCAAAGCGAAGCACTAAATCTGGAAAAACTCGCCGAAGAGGAAGAGGTCGGTCCAATGGAGGATTTCAATTTGGAGGCAGAATACAAAAGAAGCAAGCGAGAGAATAAAGAAACTGATGATGCCCCCGAA AACTCCAAAGAAACATATATAAAGAAGCTGATGGACTCTTTCCCGCGAGATCAGGGTGGACAGATCAATGACAACGCAGGGCTGATGGCTTCCAATCTGGCCCATTTGCGCATCAAGCGAAGTTga